TGCGTCTGATGAGAAGCAAATGAAGCGAGTTTATCAGATTAAGGGCCAGGGACCACCCCAAGAATCTGTCTGATTCTCCCATCGGCAGCGCCAAGAGTGATATTGTATAGTCCGTGGCACTGGCAGGTCCCTCCCTAAACCTCAGGTATCCTGCTCATGCTAAGCCTAATTCAGGAAATTGATGTCTGACTCGCGGGCATTAATatgaattaattaagatatttcATGTTCTCGTGGTGTTGTGTGCAGGAACATCGATCTGGTGGAAGGAAGATTAAGATTAAATCTGCACTCTGCACAAATGGGAATGGGACACGGCGGGTAGGGCTCTtccatacaaatatataaatcaatcaatcaatcaggtggaaaaggagaaaagaaaatcgCAGGTGAAGCGTGAAGGTGTACAGCTAGTCAGCTTACAGCATGTCCTAACCTTCCTCTCCTTCCCATGTTTCTGTTCTCTGTTAGAAGACACGTGATGTAGGATGTAGCTTCAGCTTTAGATTTGTTGTACTGAATATATGTCCTGTtccactttttttatttttcttagaatGTTTGTTTACAGTTCTGTGTCGGGAATAATACTATTATGCTGACATTTGTTTGTGTAATTAACGAGCTGTAGCTTTTGTCATTTTCGGCAACACTTCCAGCGAACTTTCAGCTTGATGCTTTTTTATGCTCTGCTTGTATACAACCAGTAACAGAAATATTCATTATAATAATGGTCATATCATGtgatttatttagttttttatatgatataacattttaaaatgttatttagttGGGAGGGTcattaataataacaatttagTTGCAATGAGGTATTGGTGATAGTGGcttgaataataattttaaggGTAATGCTATTTACTTTACTGTGCAAAACCCACTAATTTCAATCCCCATAAACTCGTCTTTTTCgccaatcaaaaaaaaaaaagaagtaaataaaCTCATCCAATGTCACGAACTAGAACTAGAACTAGAACTAAAAAGGCATTATTATTTAGATGAAATCTTTCATCGGAAGACTTATTTCTATACCCATTTCATCTAAATACAATGCTATTATTAATTCCTCAAAATCATTGAAGGAAGTAGCCagacaagaaaaacaaaaaccccAAGAACAATCCCCCATAGATGAGCACCGCCTTCTGGCCGGAGGTCAGAGCATTCCCCCCAAGCCCGAACTGCTGGTTCTGCGCAAACCCAGCAATCTCCACGCTCTTGCTCTCGAAGAAGCTCTTCGCCGCCCCGCACGTCGGGCATCTCCAGTCCTCCGGCAGCCTCTCGAACGGCAGTCCCGCCGGAATCGGGTACGACGGGTCCCCAGCCGCCTCGTCGTACCGGTACCCGCATGACCTGCACTCGTATATGCCGGTGTTCAGGACGGCGAACTTCTCTTCCAGCCGCCGCTTGTCCAAGTTTGGGGCGGCGTCCGGCAGCGGAGATTCTGGGGAGGTGGGTGGCTCTGGATCTTGTTGGTCTGAGGTGGGTTGTCCTTCTTTGGAGACATCGATGGAGTTGGGGGCGAATTTGTGGAGGAGTTTGGGGAGCGGGGAAAGGGAGAGGGTTTTGTTGAGTGGGAAAGAGAGATGGGGTTTGGGTTTGGGAGGAGAGGGCTGGGTGAGAGTGGCGGAGAGGTGGAAACTGAAGGTGGTTCTGGTTGTTGCAGAAGCCATCATCAATCAAATCCACTGACTGCTTTCGATTTCCTCTCTGAATATGAATGGGGATGAATGATATTGGGAAGGAAAGGAGAAATCAGGAGGAATCCATGGAAGAAGAGATTGGTAATGGAGCATATGCtgtttcagagagagagagagagagagagtgtgtatGTGGATAAGGTGGGGAACTAACTGGAACGGGCCTTTGGTCACTGATCCACTGTGGGTTTTTCTATGGATACTTTTgtcttataattatatatatatatatatattatactatatattgACTTTTATCACCctgtctttttttttcttgtaaaagaacaagggaaaataaagaaaacaagacAAGAAATTTGATGCTAATTGTGTAATAGTGTGTTaatggagggggggggggggtgtaaaAGATTCAAATTCCCATTTTTCACTTCTCaataattttgggatttaaggttgagttttgtgttaattattttgggtaattttactttttaaaagtTTATGGGATAAAGAGTGATACAGTTGATAATATTGTGTTAAATTACATCTTTTTTTGATATCGGTGTTTTGGATTAAAAGATAACAaagtatttatttgtttattataccttttttcaaaaaaaaaaaaaaagaaattgtgaACTATGTTGGCTATCTAATATTGTCAAATCAAGCTaacaaagttaaaaattaattataaatctatTTAGTCTaagtagataaaaaaaaatattgaccCTATAAGTCAAGTGAACTCAAATAAAGTTACATGATTGaactatttttctcttattttagttataaaatattaattgagaCTTTTGTTTTGGTTTGACATAATTGCAAAAGGGCCTCTCGtgttttgaaaatagtaaaaggttttattttgttagtcAAATGTTATATAAGtgatgaaatgaaaattatactctcataataaaaaataatttttatattagcaaataaataaaagataaaaaggaaGTTAGTAATGATCAATGGCTAGTCGCCAACCATTGTTGGTAATGGCTTTTAGCATTTGTGTTTGTCAAAACCTATGTGTGTTTTGACTTTAATAGAATTCAATTGATTTTGGTTCCATCCAACTCATAACAAAGAGATAGAACAATaagaaataaactaataaaaagaagaaaattaatgatgATTTATAACCTCGATGTAGAAATAATTTCtagtaatttaaattatctaaaataaataaattgaaaagaaaaataaaggaatatcAAAGAGGTAAACCTTTATTGACAAATTTTATGGACAAAAGTTTCAACATTTGGATTTGATGAGAGCCAAATACATTTAGGTTTCATCAATCCAAAACAAAAGGTGACATagataatggaaaagaaagaagaataataagaataaacaaATAAAGAGTTAAAACCCCAATTGTAAaactttcaaatttgaaacataaatgatctAAAATGCACAAATTCAAATggataaataaaacaatataatGGGCAAAATAAGGGTAAAACCCTTATTAGCCAACATCATTAATTAGGGATTTTAGCATATAAGTTTcgttaagaaaaatattattaatatatcatGCCTTATACATTAGATTACACAATATagttaaaatgtctaaaatactATTCACTCAAGATGGTGAGATAAAACGATGATATacatgattaaaatattattcaccTAAGACGGTGAGATAGCTAGAGACAATAAAGTATGATAAGatgatagaaataattttattatttataatccATTATATAATAAAGTATGTTCAGGAGATATCAATAGTATCATCGTTCCATTAAACTTGTAAGAGAGATGGATGGAGAATAAACTTACCATGATGCTGAATGAAGGTTGGTGCCAATCAATTGTGATGGGAAATTGGCTACAGGTGACAGTGAAAGGAGAAAGTAATGATAAAAGCAGCAATCACGAGAGaataagagataaaaattatatatatggacaatttaattatttttataacatttaaagGGTCAATAAGTGATAAAGAAAAGCTTGCAACATAGCATTAAGCATTAAAAGGACTTGctgcaattttttaaatattaaaaataattcttataattaCTTTAATTAAACCTAAACAACATTgcataaatttatttctttaaattattatatacttatttatttatttatttagcaaaaaaatattatggttTGGTTCCAGTTCACGAGTGTAATTTTGCAATAGTAAGAGTTATTTCTGAAATATTAGAGGAATGACTAGCTACTGtctaattatataaaaataaaaaaatgtaaataaaaaatatttttaaatttaaataaaaggataaaattatttaataaattaattattatttagaggTTGTGAAtggatttaaaatttattaatgtaattaatttgattttgtaaataaaaaatattttaaattttattattattagtgtaGGAAATGCAAGCCCTAATTTTCAGTCTCAACGGcaattcaatttcaatttc
This window of the Diospyros lotus cultivar Yz01 chromosome 5, ASM1463336v1, whole genome shotgun sequence genome carries:
- the LOC127801142 gene encoding uncharacterized protein LOC127801142; the protein is MMASATTRTTFSFHLSATLTQPSPPKPKPHLSFPLNKTLSLSPLPKLLHKFAPNSIDVSKEGQPTSDQQDPEPPTSPESPLPDAAPNLDKRRLEEKFAVLNTGIYECRSCGYRYDEAAGDPSYPIPAGLPFERLPEDWRCPTCGAAKSFFESKSVEIAGFAQNQQFGLGGNALTSGQKAVLIYGGLFLGFLFFLSGYFLQ